The genomic DNA GCTGTCTGAGACCGCGGCAGACCGCCTCGAGACCATCGCGGTCAACAATGAACTCGGAAGCGGAATGCAGGTTGCGCTGAAAGACCTCGAGTTGCGTGGCGCTGGAAACCTTCTCGGGGCTGAGCAGGCGGGCCACATCGCCGGGGTCGGTTTCGACCTGTACTTGCGCATGATCGGTGAGGCAGTGTCGGCTTTCCGGGGCGATGACACCGAGGGGCCGGCCGAACTGCGGTTGGAGTTGCCGGTACAAGCGCGTATTCCCGAGTCATACATCGACAGCGAGCGGCTGCGCCTTGAGGCGTACCAGAAGCTCTCCGCTGCGGCATCCGCAACCGCCAAAGACGATGCGCTGGATGCCGTCATTGATGAACTCCGCGACCGCTATGGCGAGCCGCCCGCCGATGTCGACGGCCTTGTCGCAGTCGCCCAACTCCGCCGTCGTGCCGCGCGTGCAGGTCTCGCTGACGTCGTCGCTATGGGGCCCAACTTACGCATTGCGCCCGCGCATTTGGCGGATTCCATGCGCATTCGGTTGCAGCGCCTTTACCCCAAAGCGAAGTTGATTTCAGGCGGAGACGCGATGGTCGTGCCGCTACCGACGGCCTCTGACGGAGCGGTATCGGATGCCGCCCTGTTGCAGTGGGTGGCAACGCTCCTTGATCAGCTTTTCCCGGCTCCGGTCGCTGAGAGTGCGCCGCAGCCGACGTCCGATGGGGGCGCCAAGGCGACTTCCGCCTAGGAGCCCCTACCGGTTCGTGTCAACCGGTGTTCTGAAGCCCAGCGGCGACCCCGCTGACCGAAAGCAGCAGGAGCCGCTGAAGGTCGGGATCGGGCGTTGGCTGATCGGCAGGTGCATCCCGCAGAGCTCTGAGCGCTCGCAGCTGCAGCAGTGACAGCGCATCGACGTAAGGACTGCGAAGCTTGACGGCACGCTGCAAGACGGGCTTGTTCTCGAGCAGACCCGTGCCTCCGGCAATCCGGATGACCCAAGACTGCGTGAGGGTCATCTCGTCCATGACCAGGTCAGCAAGATCTTGCCGATCACCGAGTTCGAGATAGCGTCGCGCGATACGGTCGTCGGCCTTGGCAAGGCTCATACCGACGTTGTCGATCATCGTGCGAAACAGTGGCCACTCGGCGTAAGCCTTCTTGAGCCGCTCTTCGTCGCCGACGGCTTCGAGCGCTGTACCGAGGCCGAACCAGCCGGCGAGGTTGATACGTGCCTGAGTCCATGCGAAAACCCACGGAATGGCGCGGAGATCTTCGAGCGACTCAACCGAGAGCCCGCGACGAGCGGGACGTGAACCGAGCGCGAGCAGACCCACTTCTTCCATGGGTGTGACTGTTGCAAACCACGGAGCGAAGCCGGGCGCCTTGACGAGGCTGAAGAATCGTTCGCGCGATGCCGAATCCATCGTCGCTGCGATGTCTGCGTAGGTTTCGGCAGCCGAGGAGTTCCGTGTTTCGTTCGACGGCGATGATGCCTGCAAAATTGCGGCCGCCACCTGGTCGATGTGACGCTTCGCAATCGTTGCGTCACCGTAGCGAGCGAAAATGACTTCGCCCTGCTCGGTGAGTTTGAATCGACCGTCAACGGAGTGCGGGGGCTGGGCAAGGATTGCGCTGTTGGCCGGTCCGCCGCCGCGGCCCAGAGCGCCGCCACGCCCGTGGAACAGGGTCAATTCGATGTTCTCGTCCTTGGCCCACGCCGCGATTTTTGCCTGCGCCTCATACAGCGCGAGGGTCGCCGCGACCGGTCCGACATCCTTCGATGAGTCGGAGTAGCCGAGCATCACTTCAAGGCGTCGCTCCGTCGCCGTAAGACGCGCGGCAAACGTGGGATGGTCGATGATCTCGGCCAGAATGCCGGGTGCAGCCTGGAGATCGGCAAAAGTCTCGAAGAGTGGCACGACATCGAGCACCGGCACAGCCGAGTCAGCACCCATCGCGAACCGCGCCAGTTTGTGCACGTTCTCGAGGTCTTCTGCCGACTGCGTGAACGAGACGATGTAGCGACCCGCGGCCCGCGGCCCGAAGCGCTCCTGAATGAATGCAATCGAGCGGAACACCTCGAGAACTTCTTCCGTCTGCTCGCTGCGCGCCCCGCCTGCTTCGAGTTCCTCGAGTACCTTCTTGTGCACCGCGGAGTGCTGTCGCACTTCGAGCTCGGCCAGGTGGAAACCGTAGGTCTCGACCTGCCAGATCAGCTCTTGCAGATTGCCATATGCCTGGCGGGCAGCACCGGCGGCTACCAACGAATCCTGCACGATACGCAGATCGGCGAGCAGCTCTTCGGGGTCGCCGTATGCAAGATCGGCGTTACGTGTTCGGGTGGCCGCGATCTTTCGGGCGACGAGCAGCACGATGCGACGGTGCGGCTCGTCGGGTGAGCGCTTGGCGATGTCGGCAGCAGCTTCTTCGTCGGACGCGCGAAGCTGACGCCACAGCGACATCAGTTCGTCGCTGGGCGGAGTCGACGTGCCGTCGAGGGTCAGCCCCCGGCCGATCCGGCTCGTGGCGCGCTCGAGTCCGAGCAGCACGTGTTCGCTCGCAATTCCCGCGGCTTTACGAGTGATGGATGCGGTGACAAACGGGTTTCCGTCGCGGTCACCTGCGACCCAGGAACCGACACGCACGAAGGGGCGCACAACCGGCGCCGCGTGGCCCGAAAGTCCGGGCTGCAGCGTGTCATCGATGCGGCGGTACACCTGCGGGACAGATGTGAAGAGGGTGTCGTCGAAGACCGCCATGACCGCGCGAACTTCGTCGGTGGGCGAGGGCTTTTCCGGGCGAAGGGGAGCGGTGCGCCACAGCGTGTCGATTTCTTCGAGCATCTGGCGCTGGCGTCGACGCTTGTCGCCACCGTGGGTTGCGGCATCCTGCTCGTCCAGAAGCACCGACAGCCGGCGGATGCCGGTAGACACGGCGCGGCGGCGAGCCTCGGTGGGGTGCGCGGTGAATACCGGGTGGAAGCGCAGCGCCTGAAGGCGCTCGAGTGCCTTTTCGCTACCGATCTCGGCGGTAAGGCTCGTGAAAGCGCCGCCGACGGAATCCGTGGCATCGGCGCGTTCGGGCTGTCCGTCACGGTCACGAAGAATGCGCACGCGCTGGTGTTCTTCGGCGAGGTTCACGAGGTGGAAGTACGCCGTGAATGCTCGCGCGACTTCGTCGGCCCTCGCGACAGAGAACGAGTCGGCAACAGCTGTTGCCCGCTCGAAAGCTTCCGGGGTTTCATCGGTATAGGCCTGAATCGTTGCGATTCGAAGCCGCTCGACGTCTTCGTAGAGGCCGGGAGATCCGCTTTCACGAAGTACTCGCCCGAGAAGGGAGCCGAGTAGACGCACGTCGCCGCGCATGTTTTCAGGGATTTCTTGACCAGCCTCGAAGCGTCCGACGAGGTCGACGGCTTCCGTGGGGGTGGGTTCACGCATATACCCACGCTAGCGGGCCTGTGTTTCTTCTTCGTCACGCCATCACCGGTAGGCTGGTATCTGGTGTGCCGGGAAGTCTGGTCGGCGATGTTTCTGTGACCCCCCTGCTTCCTACGGAAGGAAATCCGTGTCTCTTTTGCGCTCAGATCGTTTTCCCGCGATTGTGCTGCTCGCCGCTGCCGCTCTCGGCCTCATTCTCGCCAATTCGGCGGCGGGACCGTTCGCACAGGATGTGCAACACGCCTATATCGGTATCCCCGGCATTTTTGAACTTTCTGTCGGGCACTGGATCGCCGACGGACTGCTTGTCTTCTTTTTCTTCGTCGTGGCTGTCGAGTTGCAGTACGAACTCACGAAAGGCCAGCTTGCCTCGGCACGGAAGGCTCTCCAGCCAGCGATCGCCGCCGCCGGTGGTGTCATCGTTCCGATCATCGTCTTTCTGATTTTCACAGCGGGAAGCGATGTAACCTCGGGCTGGCCCATCCCGACTGCAACCGACATCGCGTTCGCTCTCGGGGTACTTGCGGTCTTCGGCCGTGGCCTGCCCTCGGGTGTTCGGATCTTTCTGCTTGCGCTCGCGATCCTGGACGACATCGTCGGAATCGTCTTCATCGCGGTGCTTTTCACCTCGGATGTCAACTACGCGCTTCTCGGTCTTGCTGTGCTGACCGTGGCGGCCTTCGGTTTTGTGAGTCGGATGCTGGATAGCCGCGCCAAGGGCCTCATCATCACGATTCTCATCGTGTTGGCAATTGCGACATGGGTGCTCGTTTATCTTTCCGGTGTGCACGCCACGATCGCTGGCGTCGCGCTCGGACTGGTGATGGCGCAGCAGCCGGCTTTGCGGGTTCGTCATGAGATGGAGCCGTGGGTCAACGGGATCGTGCTACCGCTCTTCGCGTTCTCGTCTGCGCTCGTGATCATTCCCAACGTTCCGCTGGCTGAGCTTTCTCCGGCTTTCTGGGGAATCCTGGTCGCACTGCCTGTCGGCAAGATCATCGGAATCACGATTTTCGGGTGGATTTCACAGCGCGTCGTGCAGGGCGGGGGCAAGCGGCTTCCGATCGGCGACCTCCTGGCCGCGGGAGCTCTGGGCGGAATCGGGTTCACGGTTTCGCTGCTGCTTTCTGAGCTTGCCTTCGCGAGCAACGATGAGGTTCGTGACGAGGCCACACTCGGTGTGCTTGCCGGGTCAGGTATCGCCGTCATTCTGGCGGCCGTGATCGTGTCGTGGCGCGCACGTTACTACCGCCGGATCGCCGCCGCCGAGGGGTCGACCGAAAGCGCAGCAACAGCGTGAGGAACGATCCCCTGCGCGACGCAGTGAGAGCGATGCACGACATCCGTGATCGCTGCGTGTGGACGCAGGGGATCGACCACCGTGACCTTGTTCCTTACTTGATCGAAGAGAGCGCTGAGCTCGTCGATGCTGTGGAAACCGGCACGCGTGCCGATCTGCGCGAAGAGCTCGGTGATGTGCTCTGGCAGGTGCTTTTTCATGCCGAGATCGCTTCGCGCGACATCGCCGATCCGTTCGACATAGACGACGTTGCGCGCGGTCTCACCGAAAAAATGGTGCGACGGCATCCCCACGTCTTCGCGGGGGAGACGGCGCGTACCCCCGAAGAGGTGCTCGTGCTGTGGAACGCGGCAAAGGCCGCAGAAAAGCATGAGCGCCGCAGCGTGCTCGACGGCGTTTCACCGCACATGCCGTCGCTCGCTCTCGCGCAAAAAGTGCTCGGTAAAGCCGCGCAAGTCGGCGTCGTGCCGCAAAAAGCTGAGTCGAAAATTGTCGACGAGGCAGACCTCGGTGACGCGTTGCTGAACCTTGTCGCTACGGCCAGAGCGCATGGGCTCGACGCCGAAAGAGCCCTGCGTGAACGGCTGCGTCAACTTCAGGACGACGTTCGCGGCGCTGAACAAAGTACCGCCGCGTCGGATGCGTCTGACAAACTGAAAGAATAGGCACGTGCCCTCGGTCAATCCTCCGCGCGGAATGCGCGACATCCTGCCCGCCGAAAAGAGCCGCCGTGAACGCGTGCTCTCTGTCATCCGCGATCGCTACAGCGCGCACGGTTTCGACGAGATCGAAACCCCGGTCATGGAGGAGTACGCGCGCCTGCACGCCGGTATCGGCGGAGACAACGAAAAACTCGCCTTCAACGTCATGAAGCGCGGACTCGATGCTGAGGCCATTCGTGCTGCAGCCGACGACCCAGCGTCTCTGACGGACTTGGGCCTTCGCTACGACCTCACAGTTCCATTGGCGCGCTTCTACGCGACTCACCGTGCGGAACTACCCACTGTGTTTCGCGCGATTCAGATCGCGCCGGTCTGGCGTGCGGAGCGTCCACAAAAGGGGCGCTATCGCCAGTTCATGCAGTGCGATATCGATATCATCGGCGACGCCTCATCTCGAGCAGAAGCCGAACTCATCGTCGCGAGCCTCGACGCTCTCGACGCTCTTCAGCTCACTGGCGCGAGCGTGCGTATCAATGACCGACGTGCACTCGATTGGATGCTCGAAGCTTTCGGTTTCAGCGAAGCAGAGCGCCCTGGCGTGCTCATCACAATCGACAAGCTCGACAAAGTCGGCGCGCAAGGCGTGATCGCCGAGCTTCGTTCGCGAGACGCGACAGTTTCGGCAGTGGATGCTTTCGAGCTCTTCTTGACCGGCGAACATCCGTCGGTCGCCGAGATCTTCGGCGGAGAGCAGATTCGTGGCATGCTCCCGGACGGTGCGCCCGACGAGATCGTTGAGCACCTCGTGTCTCTCGGTACCGCGGTCGCTGCTGCCCGCGATGGCGCTGCGGTTCCCCTCGTTTTCGACCCTTTTCTCGTACGCGGGATGGGCTACTACACCGGGACCATTTTCGAGCTGGCACACCCATCGGTGAGTTATTCGCTCGGCGGTGGCGGGCGCTATGACGGCATGATCGGCCGTTTCCTGGGTCAAGAAGTGCCGGCGGTGGGCTTTTCCATCGGCTTCGAGCGCATTGTCGATCTCGTCGATGCCCAAGACCTCAGTGAAGCGGCGGCAGTTGTCATCGTCCACGACAGGGATGTGCCAATGGTCGAGTTGCTCGCAGCCAAGAGTGCTTTCGTCGCCGAGGGTGCGCGGGTACGCCTCGAGCAGCGCACGAAGAACGTGAAGGGGCTGCTTGAGCGTGCGGCATCCGATGGCTACCGCCAGTTCGCGATGCTGCAGGCCGGTCAATCCGCTGAATCTCTCGAGTTGAAGCCGCTCGCGTAAGTCGCCAATTCTCCGCTGCACGGCGTGACCCCTGGCAGCGGCGGCTCAGATCGCTAGACTCGGGAGAGGACCGACGTTGCTCCGTGAAACTTTTCTCCACTACCCAAGGAGTCCTCTGTGGCACTAATTGAGGCTGTCAACGCGCGCGAGATTCTCGACTCACGCGGAAACCCGACCGTCGAGGTGGAGGTGTTGCTCGACGATGGCATCGTCCAGCGCGCGGCAGTTCCCTCCGGCGCATCGACCGGTGCGTTCGAAGCATATGAATTGCGCGATGGCGACAAGGACCGCTACAACGGCAAGGGCGTGCTCAAGGCCGTTGCTGCTGTCATCGATGAGCTCGGACCCGCTATCGAGGGCGTCGACGCCAGCGAGCAGCGCATGATCGATCAAATCCTGATCGACACCGATGGCACCGAAAACAAGTCGCGCACCGGCGCGAACGCCATCCTCGGCGTCAGCCTCGCCGTTGCGAAGGCCGCAGCCGATTCGGCTGACCTGCCGCTCTTCCGGTACCTCGGCGGACCGAACGCTCACGTCATGCCCGTTCCGCTGTTCAACGTGATCAACGGTGGCGAACACGCCGACAACGGCATCGACTGCCAGGAATTCTTCCTCGCACCCATCGGTGCGTCGAGCTTTGCCGAAGCGCTCCGTTGGGGTGCGCAGACCTACCACGTACTGCGCAGCGAGCTAAAGGCCGCTGGCTACGCAACCGGCCTCGGCGACGAGGGCGGTTTCGCCCCCGACCTTCCCAGCAACCGTGAGGGTCTTGACTTCCTCGTGCGTGCTATCGAGAAGGCGGGCTTCACGCCCGGAACCGACATCGCGCTCGGCCTCGACGTTGCCGCGACAGAGTTCTTCAACGACGGCGTCTACCGCTTCGACAAGAAGGACTGGACTGCAGCCGAACTCACCGATTACTACGTCGACCTCGTGGACGCTTACCCGATCGTTACGATCGAGGACGCTCTTGCAGAGGATGACTGGGACAACTGGAAGCACCTCACCGACAAGCTCGGTACAAAGACGCAGCTCGTCGGCGACGACCTGTTCGTTACGAATCCGGCACGTCTCGCCGATGGCATCTCGCGCGGCGTCGCCAACTCGCTGCTCGTCAAGGTGAACCAGATCGGTACCCTCACCGAGACGCTAGACGCCGTTGAGATGGCGCACCGCGCCGGCTACACGTCGATGTTCTCTCACCGTTCGGGCGAGACCGAGGACACCACGATCGCCGACCTGGTTGTCGCAACCAACTCGGGCCAGATCAAGAGCGGCGCGCCCGCACGCAGCGAGCGTGTCGCGAAATACAATCAGCTTCTGCGCATTGAAGAAGAACTCGGCGATGCAGCGACCTTCATCGGCCGCGCCGCGTTCCCGCGCTTCAAAGGCTAAGCACTAAGTACGGCAAGTAGTAAGGAAGGGGGAGTCATGTCGAAACCGACGGCTCCCCCTTCTGCTTTGTCCGGAAAGACGCCGCGGCGGCCGGGCGGGTCGGCACGTCAAGTCGATGCGCGTGAGTGGCTCGGTGGCATCCGGCTCTCGGGCTTCATGGTCATCATGTTGGGCCTCGTCGTGCTGGGTGTTTTCGTTCTTGTGCCGACATTCGGCACCTATCTCGATCAGCGTCAGCAGATCGACGCGCTCGAGAATTCGATCCAGCTGACCAAAGATGACGTCGCTGACCTGGAAGCACAGCGTGATCGCTGGAGCGATCCGGCTTACATCACCACTCAGGCGAGAGAGCGCCTGTACTACTTCAACCCGGGCGAGGTCGGCTACCTCATCGACAATGACCTGCCAGAGTCGGCGATTCCGCAAGAAGAAGCCCCGATCAGCACTGATGTCGAGCAGGCAAAAACTGACTGGATGACGCAGATGGTCCGGTCGGTCACGGCCGCTGGCCTCGCGCAAACTGCGACTGAAGTAGACGACGACGGTACTCTGTCGCAGTGACTACTCCGCCTTTTGCGCCCGTAACCGATGCAGAGTTGGCGGTCGTACGCGCCCAACTCGGACGCCCCGCCCGGGGAGTCGTGGGGATCGCTGCGCGCTGCGTGTGCGGCAATCCGACGGTTGTCGCAACGACCCCGCGACTCGACGACGGAACGCCGTTCCCGACGTTCTACTACTTGACCCACCCCGGGGCGACAGCCGCGATGTCGGTGCTCGAGGCTGAGCACATCATGCGTGAGCTGCAGGATTCTCTCGCTGAAGATGACGAGATCGCTGCCGCGTACACGCGTGCACATGAGGCATATCTCGCAGATCGTGCGCACTACGGCGACGTCGAGGAGATTAAGGGGATTTCGGCCGGCGGCATGCCAGTACGAGTGAAATGTCTGCATGCTCTTGCGGGGCATGCGCTCGCAGCCGGACCCGGCGTCAACCCCATCGGCGACGAGGCCCTCGCTCGGAGCACGTGGTCGCCTGAGCGTTGCACATGCGCTGAACCGAACGCCACGAGTGCCGGGGCGCAATGAGGCGGCCTTTTCTTGCCGCAGCGACGGGCGCGCTTGTGGCGGCTCTCGCTCTCATTCTTACTGCCGGCGCTGCAGTACCCGCGACTCCTAATGTTGACCCGGTTCGTCAAGCCGAATATTGGCTAGATGACTACGGGGTGAGCGCGGCATGGCAGACGACGCGTGGCGTGGGCACGCGCATCGCGATCATTGACACCGGTATCGGCTACGCGCCCGAGTTCGATGGTGCCGTCGTGGGCGGGACTGACATGTCAGGGCTCGGTTCGCCCGACGGCCGCACGCCCGTTGGTGGAGCGGACTCGAATCACGGCAGTTGGGTAGCGTCCCTCGCAGCATCCCGTGGGCTACCAGATGGCACCGGGATGCTGGGGGTCGCCCCGCAAGCGGAGCTCCTGTCGGTGTCGGTAGGTTTCGGTGTGGAGTCATCGGTACCGTTCGTGACACAGGTGGCCGACGGCATCCGCTGGGCCGTTGACAACGGCGCAGATGTCATCAACATGTCGTTTACGACGAACACTTTGGATTGGGACCCCAGCTGGGACGACGCATTCCTGTACGCATTTGACCACGACGTCGTTGTCGTTGTTGCGGCGGGCAACCGCGGAGCCGGCACCGATCAGATCGGCGCACCGGCGACGATTCCGGGCGTACTGGTAGTCGGTGGTGTCGACCCGGAAGGGAACGCGAGTCAAGAAGCATCAACGCAGGGTGTCACGATCGGTGTCTCGGCGCCGAGTGAACGACTACTCGGGGTCTCGGCCGACGGTAACGTCGTGCTGTGGAACGGGACGAGCGGTGCTGCGCCCATAGTGTCGGCCGTCGCTGCCCTCGTGCGCTCCGCCAACCCGGGTATGAGCGCAGCCGATGTCATCAACCACATCGTGTCGACAGCAACGCCCGCAGCCGCGGCCACATCGGTACCCGATGTGCTTTACGGCTACGGGCTGGTCAATGCTGAGGCGGCAGTGACGACATGGCTCCCATCGGTGACGGAGAACCCGATGGGAAGCCTCTCTGAGTGGATTCGCCTCTACCGTCGGGCAGACGCGGGAAGCGACCCCGAGCCAAGCGCGAACCCCGTGACGATTGCTCCGCTCGAGCCGCCCGAGGAAGCGATAAACGACGCGTCAGCGCTCATTCCGACCGCTGCGTCACTGACGTACGGGACTCTTCCGCTCGTTGCCGTGACGGTCCCGGCTATACTGGGAGCGCTCGGCGTCACCGCTGCTGTCCGACGTATCCGTTCGGCGCGCCACTCTCGTACGCCAACCCGTTAACTGTCTAGGAGTAATTCCACTGTGACTAGCACTGTGCCCAAGATCCTTATCGTCGGTGGCGGATACGCCGGTTTCTACACCGCATGGAAGCTTGAAAAGCACTTGCGCAAGGGTGAAGCCATGGTCACCATGGTCGACCCGCTGCCCTACATGACCTACCAGCCGTTCCTTCCCGAGGTCGCTGCTGGCGAGATCGAACCGCGTAATGCGGTTGTCGGTCACCGTCGCCACCTCAAGACCACCAAGGTGGTCGGCGCGAAGGTGACCGGCATCAACCACGCGACGAAGACGGCAACGATTACGCCGCCCGTGGGTGAGCCGTGGACCGAGACATACGACCAGATCGTTGTCACAGCCGGCGCGGTTTCGCGTACCTTCCCGATCCCCGGTATCGCCGACAATGCGATCGGACTCAAGTCGATCGAAGAAGCTGTTGCGATCCGTGACCGCATCATCACGAACTTCAACAAGGCCGAGAACCTGCCCGCAGGTCCCGAGCGCGACCGTCTCCTGACTGTCGTCGTCGTCGGCGGTGGCTTCGCTGGTATCGAGGTTTTCGCCGAGCTGCGGGCGATGGCATCGTCGCTGCTGAAGGATCGCCCCGGCATCCGTTTCGAAGACACGCACTTCCACCTCATCGAGGCCATGGGTCGCATCATGCCCGAGGTTTCGCTGAAAACGTCGGAGTGGGTCTTGAAAGACCTCGCCAAGCGTGGTGCTCACGTCCACCTCGACACTCAGGTCAAGGGTGCCGTCGACGGCAACGTCGAGCTCTCGACCGGTGAAGTACTGCCAACCGACGTCATCGTCTGGACCGCTGGCGTGATGGCCAACCCCACCGTCGTTCGTGGCGGAGACCTTCCTGTTGAAGAGCGTGGGCGCATTCAGACCCGCGCAGATTTGCGCGTCGGTACTGCCGAGGAGCCCCTGGAGGGCGCCTGGGCCGCTGGCGACGTCGCCGCAGTTCCTGACCTCAGCGGTGGCGGTGTCGGCGGCTTCTGCGTGCCGAACGCTCAGCACGCTGTGCGTCAGGCGAAGCTCATGGCCAAGAACGTCGTCGCGGTGCTTCGCGGCGAGCTGCCCCGCGAATACAAGCACAAGAACCTCGGTGCCGTTGCTGGCCTCGGGCTCTACAACGGTGTGTTCCAGTCGGGCAACATCGCGCTCAAGGGCTTCATCGCCTGGTGCGCCCACCGCGGTTACCACGGTCTGGCAATGCCGTCGTGGGAGCGCAAGTGGCGCGTCATCGGAGACTGGTGGCTCAACTTCTGGATGGGGCGCGACAACGTTTCGCTGATCGCCGTGCAGACGCCCCGCCACTACTTCGAGGAGTTTGCTACTCGTCCCCGTCCCGCTGAAGCTGAGGCGAAGCCTGCCGCAGAGAAGGCTCCGGCCGCAAAGAAGCCGGCTGCGAAGAAGCCCGCCGTAAAGAAGGCAGCAACGCCGAAGACTGACGCCGTCGAAAGCTGAAGTCGCGTTACGGTGGACTCGCCGTAATTGGCGATGCCCCCGTAGCCCAATGGCAGAGGCAGGCGACTTAAAATCGCTCCAGTGTGGGTTCGAGTCCCACCGGGGGTACTGCTTTAAAAAGCCCGTTTCTCTTGATTCGTTGAGAGAAGCGGGCTTTTTGTTTCTCGCTTTTTGCCTGCCGCTCGCAGTACATCGCCGTAGGGTGATCAGACAACCGTCTCGACGAGGAAGCGTGGTGGTATGAGCATCGACCTACTGGCATCGGCCCAGGGCGCGGCAGAACCGTGGCGTCGCCCCGACGAATACTGGGGGTCGCTGAGCACTGCAGTGGCCGACGTCTCGGGTCCGGTTGCGGTGCTCGATCTCGGCGCTTTGCGCTACAACGCGCTCGACATGGTGGTGCGCTCAAGCGGCGTGCCTATCCGTGTCGCGAGCAAGTCGGTGCGGGTACGCGAGGTTGTCGATTCAACGCTGCGTGTGCCCGGGTACCACGGCATCCTGGCTTTCACTCTGCCCGAAGCGCTCTGGCTCGCGGAGGACCACGACGATGTCGTTCTGGGTTATCCCACCGTCGACAGGGGAGCGCTGCGGGTGCTTATCGCCGACGAGCATGCCGCCGCGCGCATCACGCTCATGGTCGATGACGTAGCACAGCTCGACCTCATCGACTCGCTCGCGGCACCGGGCACTCGGGCCGCAGTAAGGCTCGCTATCGACGCCGACGCTTCGTGGCGCTCCAGCGCGATGGGGCACGTGGGTGTGCGTCGATCGCCGCTACATGAACCGCACGAGGTCGCCGCGTTCGCCCGCAAGATCGCAGGACGCGACGGCTTTCACCTCGTGGGCCTCATGATGTACGAAGCGCAGATCGCCGGGCAACCGGACGCTGCGGGCCCGGCGGACCCGGTCATCAGATGGATGCAGCGGCGCTCCGGCGCGGAACTGCTCGAGCGACGCGCGGCCATCGTCGAAGCTGTGTCTTCCGTCTCGCCCCTTGAGTTCGTGAACGGTGGCGGAACGGGCTCGCTCGAGTTGACGTCATCCGATCACGCGGTAACCGAAGTCACCGCAGGCAGTGGACTGTTCGCGGGACACCTGTTCGATCACTACCGGGTGTTTTCACCGGCGCCCGCCGCGGCATTCTCCCTCGAAGTCGTGCGAAAACCGACAGACGACATCGCGACCGTGCTCGGCGGTGGGTGGATTGCGTCGGGCCCGCCTGTGGCCTCCCGCCAGCCGATTCCAGCGTGGCCCGAGGGGCTTCATACGCTGGGGCGCGAGGGTGCGGGCGAAGTGCAGACCCCACTGCAAGGTCAGGCAGCGCGCTCACTTCGAGTGGGAGATCGGGTGTGGTTTCGACACGCGAAGAGCGGTGAGCTCGCGGAGCGGGTCGATCGCTATCAGCTCGTTGAGAACGGAGCGATCGTGGGAGAAACACCGACGTATCGCGGCGAGGGAAAGGCGTTCCTGTGACCCGGCCCGGGGGAGTATGGCGTAATTGGGCGCGCACCGCCGCGGCTCGCCCACAGCGCGTTGAATATCCCACCAGTATCGGTGCAGTTCAACGTGCTGTGCGAGCGGCGGCCACGCGAGGACTTCTCATTAAAGCCGTAGGCGCCGGTCACAGCTTCACCGATATCGCAGCGACTACCGGAGTGCTCCTCGACCTCGCGGACCTCACCGGTCTGGTCGCGATCGACCGCGAGCGCGGTCGTGCAAGTTTTCGCGCGGGCACGCGACTGCATCAGATTCCGCGTCTCCTTGCTCCCTACGGGCTCGCGATGGCAAATCTCGGTGACATCGACCGGCAGACTATCGCTGGTGCAATATCGACCGGAACTCACGGCACGGGAGCCGACTTCGGCGGTATTTCGACTCAGGTGGTCGGCCTCAAAGTCGTGACCGCGGATGGTGAGCTCCTCACTATCGACGAAGAGCAGAACGCTGAGCTGCTACCGGCCTTCGCCCTGAG from Microbacterium endophyticum includes the following:
- the eno gene encoding phosphopyruvate hydratase, which gives rise to MALIEAVNAREILDSRGNPTVEVEVLLDDGIVQRAAVPSGASTGAFEAYELRDGDKDRYNGKGVLKAVAAVIDELGPAIEGVDASEQRMIDQILIDTDGTENKSRTGANAILGVSLAVAKAAADSADLPLFRYLGGPNAHVMPVPLFNVINGGEHADNGIDCQEFFLAPIGASSFAEALRWGAQTYHVLRSELKAAGYATGLGDEGGFAPDLPSNREGLDFLVRAIEKAGFTPGTDIALGLDVAATEFFNDGVYRFDKKDWTAAELTDYYVDLVDAYPIVTIEDALAEDDWDNWKHLTDKLGTKTQLVGDDLFVTNPARLADGISRGVANSLLVKVNQIGTLTETLDAVEMAHRAGYTSMFSHRSGETEDTTIADLVVATNSGQIKSGAPARSERVAKYNQLLRIEEELGDAATFIGRAAFPRFKG
- a CDS encoding septum formation initiator family protein, with amino-acid sequence MSKPTAPPSALSGKTPRRPGGSARQVDAREWLGGIRLSGFMVIMLGLVVLGVFVLVPTFGTYLDQRQQIDALENSIQLTKDDVADLEAQRDRWSDPAYITTQARERLYYFNPGEVGYLIDNDLPESAIPQEEAPISTDVEQAKTDWMTQMVRSVTAAGLAQTATEVDDDGTLSQ
- a CDS encoding DUF501 domain-containing protein, which encodes MTTPPFAPVTDAELAVVRAQLGRPARGVVGIAARCVCGNPTVVATTPRLDDGTPFPTFYYLTHPGATAAMSVLEAEHIMRELQDSLAEDDEIAAAYTRAHEAYLADRAHYGDVEEIKGISAGGMPVRVKCLHALAGHALAAGPGVNPIGDEALARSTWSPERCTCAEPNATSAGAQ
- a CDS encoding S8 family serine peptidase produces the protein MRRPFLAAATGALVAALALILTAGAAVPATPNVDPVRQAEYWLDDYGVSAAWQTTRGVGTRIAIIDTGIGYAPEFDGAVVGGTDMSGLGSPDGRTPVGGADSNHGSWVASLAASRGLPDGTGMLGVAPQAELLSVSVGFGVESSVPFVTQVADGIRWAVDNGADVINMSFTTNTLDWDPSWDDAFLYAFDHDVVVVVAAGNRGAGTDQIGAPATIPGVLVVGGVDPEGNASQEASTQGVTIGVSAPSERLLGVSADGNVVLWNGTSGAAPIVSAVAALVRSANPGMSAADVINHIVSTATPAAAATSVPDVLYGYGLVNAEAAVTTWLPSVTENPMGSLSEWIRLYRRADAGSDPEPSANPVTIAPLEPPEEAINDASALIPTAASLTYGTLPLVAVTVPAILGALGVTAAVRRIRSARHSRTPTR
- a CDS encoding NAD(P)/FAD-dependent oxidoreductase, translated to MPKILIVGGGYAGFYTAWKLEKHLRKGEAMVTMVDPLPYMTYQPFLPEVAAGEIEPRNAVVGHRRHLKTTKVVGAKVTGINHATKTATITPPVGEPWTETYDQIVVTAGAVSRTFPIPGIADNAIGLKSIEEAVAIRDRIITNFNKAENLPAGPERDRLLTVVVVGGGFAGIEVFAELRAMASSLLKDRPGIRFEDTHFHLIEAMGRIMPEVSLKTSEWVLKDLAKRGAHVHLDTQVKGAVDGNVELSTGEVLPTDVIVWTAGVMANPTVVRGGDLPVEERGRIQTRADLRVGTAEEPLEGAWAAGDVAAVPDLSGGGVGGFCVPNAQHAVRQAKLMAKNVVAVLRGELPREYKHKNLGAVAGLGLYNGVFQSGNIALKGFIAWCAHRGYHGLAMPSWERKWRVIGDWWLNFWMGRDNVSLIAVQTPRHYFEEFATRPRPAEAEAKPAAEKAPAAKKPAAKKPAVKKAATPKTDAVES